In Campylobacter sp. RM16187, the DNA window AAGATGTGCGATCAACTCTTTGATGAGATCGGTATCAACACTGAGCTTTTAAAAATCGCCAAAAAGATCGAAGAGATCGCGCTTCAAGATGAATATTTCATCTCGCGCAACCTCTATCCAAACGTGGATTTTTACTCCGGTCTTATCCTAAAAGCGCTATCTATCCCGAATGACATGTTTGCCGTTATTTTTGTTATCGGTAGAACTCCGGGCTGGATAAGTCAGTGGATAGAGCTAAAGGAGCAAGATACGATTAAGATAGTTCGCCCTAGACAGCTTTATGTCGGAGAGACAAATCGAACACCGAAGTGATTTTTAAATCTGTGCGAAGCACAGCAACTTATAACGTCGCCCTATGTGGGGGGGGGTTAAAGGGGTCGGAGCGGGCCTCGTAACTCTGAGCAGCCGCCCCCTTGATAAAAATCAAAGTGAGCAAAGTTTAAATTTTTAAGCTGATTGCACAATGTTATATCTATAAATTTGGATTAAAATGAAAGACCTGAAATTTTTACTTGAACTAGCTAAAGGTGCCGCCTTTGAGGGCGGAAAAGAGATTTTGAAATTTTATCAAAGTAGCGAAATTTTAATGCCTATTAACAAAAAAGATGAGGCGCGCGCTTACGAAATTTACATAAAGCCCGACAAATCGCCAGTAACTCAAGCAGACTTAGCCTCAAACGATAAAATTTTTGAAATTTTAAGCAAAAGCGGCTTGCCGATCTGCTCGGAAGAGAAAATTTTAGATGAAAATGCAAGCGAATTTTGGCTCATCGATCCGCTTGACGGCACTAATGACTTCATAAGCGGAGTTGGCGAATTTTGCGTGTGTATCGCGCTTATTCAAAACTCTCGACCGATTCTTGGAGTGATTTACGTGCCTATCTCAAATGAAATTTATTTTGCCGCAAAAGGCTTTGGCACACACTATGAAAAGCTTGAAAATTTTAGCCCTATTCAAGATAGCGTCGCTTCATTTTCAAAGCAAAATTTAGCAAACAAATCTCAAAAACGAATAGCCATAAGCAGATACGGTAAAAATCAAATTCCGCTTCTACTTAGCCAAAAGCTAAATTTAGAACCTCTTCGCTTAAGCTCGGCTATCAAATTTTGCAAAATCGCCGAAGGCACGGCTGAAATTTACGCTAGATTTAGCCCAAGTTCTATCTGGGATAACGCGGCAGGCGAAATCGTAGCTAGCGAAGCGGGCGCAGTGATGATAGATCTAAAAACGCAAAATCCACCGCTTTATCAAACCTCAAATTTAAAAAGCAACGAATTTGTCGTTATCTCAAAAGAGTTTTTAGATAAAAAAGATGAAATTTTAGTTTTTATAAAAGAACATATGCATAAATAACTTTATTTAAATATATCAAACAACGTTTCCACAATACCTTTTAAAAAAGAGGCTCCAACAAAAAATGCAACTATAATCATAATAAGTTCAGGCGTGCCTGCCAAAACGCTACTAAAAAGCGATATGCCTAATAAAACACCGATAAAACCGCCAAAAATATAATTCATTATTATCCTTAACTTTAAAAAACTATGACAAAAAATCATAGCTTTTAATTTTTATTATGACTTCTTCTCCGTAGGTTTCATTTTAAATCCGCCATTGCTAGTGCGAATTTTAGTGTATCCTCCAAAACTTTGACCTACTTTTTGATGAGCCCTAGCTGA includes these proteins:
- a CDS encoding 3'(2'),5'-bisphosphate nucleotidase CysQ family protein — protein: MKDLKFLLELAKGAAFEGGKEILKFYQSSEILMPINKKDEARAYEIYIKPDKSPVTQADLASNDKIFEILSKSGLPICSEEKILDENASEFWLIDPLDGTNDFISGVGEFCVCIALIQNSRPILGVIYVPISNEIYFAAKGFGTHYEKLENFSPIQDSVASFSKQNLANKSQKRIAISRYGKNQIPLLLSQKLNLEPLRLSSAIKFCKIAEGTAEIYARFSPSSIWDNAAGEIVASEAGAVMIDLKTQNPPLYQTSNLKSNEFVVISKEFLDKKDEILVFIKEHMHK